One Pseudomonas abieticivorans genomic region harbors:
- a CDS encoding MarR family winged helix-turn-helix transcriptional regulator produces the protein MSVDAHPRILVHTGSLIRRAQQRHVAIWLKEVSTDVTSVQYAVLFVLEQRPGVSQRELGDELDLDRSTIAELAARMVRNGMLERVADPHDKRRNALYLTEQGRAQLQVLKPRVDSVEQVLTQHLSGDERDALRALPRAVADRTPIATPPHRQRAPALSRSVKPVSLVKDPAPWTAYS, from the coding sequence GTGTCGGTCGACGCCCACCCCAGGATTCTCGTGCATACCGGTAGCCTGATACGCCGGGCACAACAACGTCACGTGGCCATTTGGCTTAAGGAAGTGTCCACCGACGTGACCAGCGTGCAGTACGCCGTGCTGTTCGTGCTGGAGCAACGCCCCGGCGTCAGCCAGCGCGAGTTGGGTGATGAACTCGACCTGGACCGCTCCACCATCGCCGAGTTGGCCGCACGCATGGTCCGCAACGGCATGCTGGAGCGGGTGGCCGACCCGCACGACAAGCGGCGCAATGCACTGTACCTGACGGAGCAGGGGCGGGCCCAACTGCAGGTGTTGAAGCCACGCGTGGACAGCGTCGAGCAGGTGTTGACGCAACACTTGAGCGGCGATGAGCGCGATGCCTTGCGTGCGCTGCCTCGAGCAGTTGCTGATCGAACCCCAATAGCCACCCCCCCCCACCGTCAGCGCGCCCCCGCGTTGTCGCGTTCAGTCAAGCCTGTCTCGCTGGTGAAAGACCCCGCCCCTTGGACTGCATACAGTTGA
- a CDS encoding SphA family protein, with translation MELTMKRPFAHTCIALALLGVSTSSVYAVTPSVNEPAGINLGGTSFYDGFAGPPGLSHLMYLKYDSAQSFLGAKGRQNPALDDPKLSVTTLLNQFSYYSPQSIGMGAHLGWSLIVPIVSLDGNFGPAGAQLKDNGTGLGDVVAGPQLQFDPVVDAHGRPVYVQRFAMDVIVPTGKYDEHKDFNPGSHFYSINPYWAATLMPAPRWEVSWRLHYLYNFRNDKPASSAPLDYRGLAVDDTQAGQAAWANFTASYEVLPKVSVGLNGYYFKQISDDQINGHRLEDSRERVLGLGPGLFWKISDGQGFWFNVYHESAVENRAKNEFSVQVRFAHAL, from the coding sequence ATAGAGCTCACCATGAAAAGACCATTTGCCCACACGTGCATTGCGCTGGCGTTGCTCGGCGTTTCAACGAGTTCTGTGTATGCGGTGACACCCTCGGTCAATGAGCCGGCCGGTATCAACCTGGGGGGCACCAGCTTCTACGATGGGTTTGCCGGGCCGCCAGGCCTGAGCCATCTGATGTACCTCAAGTACGATTCGGCGCAGTCGTTTCTAGGGGCCAAAGGCCGCCAGAACCCTGCGCTCGACGACCCGAAACTCTCGGTCACCACGCTTCTGAACCAGTTCAGCTATTACTCGCCGCAGAGCATTGGCATGGGCGCGCACCTGGGCTGGAGCCTGATTGTGCCCATCGTCTCGCTGGACGGGAATTTTGGGCCTGCCGGCGCCCAACTCAAAGACAATGGCACGGGCCTAGGCGATGTCGTCGCCGGGCCTCAGCTTCAATTCGACCCGGTGGTCGACGCGCACGGCCGACCGGTGTACGTCCAACGCTTCGCCATGGACGTGATCGTACCAACCGGCAAATACGACGAACACAAAGACTTCAACCCCGGCTCGCACTTCTACTCCATCAACCCCTACTGGGCCGCTACGTTGATGCCCGCGCCCCGCTGGGAAGTCAGTTGGCGCCTCCACTACCTCTACAACTTTCGAAACGACAAACCAGCCAGTAGTGCACCACTCGACTACCGGGGCCTGGCGGTGGATGACACCCAGGCGGGACAGGCGGCGTGGGCCAACTTCACGGCCTCGTATGAGGTGTTACCCAAAGTTTCGGTAGGGCTGAACGGCTACTACTTCAAACAGATCTCCGATGACCAAATCAACGGTCACCGCTTGGAGGACTCGCGCGAGCGCGTACTGGGACTCGGCCCGGGGTTGTTTTGGAAGATCAGCGACGGGCAAGGGTTCTGGTTCAACGTGTACCACGAGTCCGCCGTGGAAAATCGCGCCAAAAACGAGTTCTCCGTGCAAGTGCGTTTCGCGCACGCCCTTTGA
- a CDS encoding MFS transporter, with translation MPTLEHVDSRRTLFSLCLMMVVSLGTLQVQPMLGGAFVDQLGLSLNQVGPIFAAELIAMAIACGASALLMPRINRQRYALVAMGLVIISTIASSYAATFGQLVVLRLFAGLGGGAVMAVVYASAALRSSKDSTFAVINIANLLWGVILVSSMPLILGHGGVASCFWLLGAASAVAAYGVRQVPPRYVGVMQGEQQLATPLGLTSMLLIGLFALLFFGHSALWVYQERIGKSIGLATEQIGAILGASVLAGAVGAGLAGLIKRRFGLLLPQLLGFGTALIATLMMVYGTSALAFAITAGLIHLVWFFCLPYLLSMAAELDPSGRLAGLGNAAIFVGQGLGPFAAAMVVGQGDFRAVGWLAAGAYVIALITAITVVASFKRGIEHRAAMALSV, from the coding sequence ATGCCAACACTTGAACATGTGGATAGCCGGCGTACGTTGTTTTCGCTGTGCCTGATGATGGTGGTTTCACTGGGCACGTTGCAGGTTCAGCCGATGCTGGGAGGGGCCTTCGTCGATCAGTTGGGCCTCTCGTTGAACCAGGTCGGGCCCATTTTTGCCGCCGAATTGATTGCCATGGCGATCGCCTGTGGCGCGAGCGCTTTGTTGATGCCGCGTATTAATCGACAGCGCTATGCCCTGGTTGCGATGGGGCTGGTGATCATCAGCACGATCGCCAGCAGCTATGCCGCAACCTTCGGGCAACTGGTGGTGCTGCGCTTGTTCGCAGGCCTGGGCGGTGGCGCAGTCATGGCGGTGGTGTATGCCAGTGCGGCGCTCAGGTCATCGAAGGACAGCACGTTTGCCGTCATCAACATCGCCAACCTGCTATGGGGCGTGATCCTGGTGTCCAGCATGCCTTTGATTCTGGGCCATGGCGGGGTTGCTTCGTGCTTCTGGCTGCTGGGGGCCGCCAGCGCCGTTGCCGCGTACGGTGTTCGCCAAGTGCCGCCGCGGTACGTCGGGGTCATGCAGGGTGAGCAGCAACTCGCTACCCCGCTGGGCCTGACCTCAATGCTGCTGATTGGCCTGTTCGCGTTACTGTTTTTCGGGCATTCGGCGTTGTGGGTGTACCAGGAGCGCATTGGCAAAAGCATCGGCTTGGCGACCGAGCAGATCGGCGCAATCCTGGGCGCCAGCGTGTTGGCCGGTGCCGTCGGGGCTGGCCTGGCAGGGCTGATCAAGCGCCGGTTCGGGCTATTGCTGCCGCAACTGCTTGGCTTTGGTACCGCGCTCATTGCCACGCTGATGATGGTGTATGGCACCAGTGCGTTGGCGTTCGCCATCACTGCGGGGCTGATTCATCTGGTCTGGTTTTTTTGCCTGCCATACCTGCTGTCGATGGCGGCGGAACTCGACCCCAGTGGTCGTTTGGCGGGGCTTGGTAATGCGGCGATTTTCGTCGGCCAGGGCCTGGGGCCGTTCGCGGCAGCGATGGTGGTGGGCCAAGGGGATTTTCGCGCGGTGGGCTGGCTGGCCGCGGGTGCCTACGTGATCGCGCTGATCACGGCGATCACCGTGGTGGCCTCTTTCAAACGTGGGATTGAGCACAGGGCTGCCATGGCCCTGAGCGTCTGA
- a CDS encoding carotenoid oxygenase family protein, producing the protein MTRPFPQLPEFAGSLYSPSRVEADVFDLVVEGTLPAAISGAFYQVSPDPQYPPMLGHDIFFNGDGMVSAFFFENGTVSLRRRYVKTARLMAQRREGRSLNGLYRNVHTNDPKAAANNTTANTTVLKHNGVLLAMKEDALPYALHPQTLETLGVHDFDGQIKSHTFTAHPKIDPATGNLLAFSYEAKGDGTPDLAYFEISATGQLLHEIWFQAPYAAMVHDFAVTEHHVIFPLIPLTVDVERMKRAGPHFEWQPDLPQLFAVVPRRGASDEVRWFKGPANGFQGHTLNAFEAHGLIHVDMPVTCGNIFYFFPQADGFVPSPETLSSQMMRWTFDLSAASNTVEPCALSEWPCEFPRCDDRYIGRPYEHGFVIAFDPQRPYNPANGPMPFQFFNVLARLNVRTGHSEGWFAGDSECFQEPIFVPRCADAPEGDGYVIALLNHIGDCTTELVVLDSQHMPDGPVARIKLPLRIRMSLHGCWAPAD; encoded by the coding sequence ATGACACGCCCATTTCCGCAACTCCCCGAGTTCGCTGGATCGTTGTATAGCCCCAGTCGCGTCGAGGCTGACGTTTTTGATCTGGTGGTGGAGGGCACGTTGCCCGCGGCGATCAGCGGTGCGTTCTACCAAGTTTCTCCCGACCCTCAATATCCACCCATGCTGGGGCACGATATTTTCTTCAATGGGGACGGAATGGTCAGCGCGTTCTTTTTTGAGAACGGCACCGTTTCGTTACGTCGTCGCTACGTGAAAACGGCCCGGTTGATGGCGCAACGGCGCGAAGGGCGATCGCTCAATGGTCTTTACCGCAACGTTCACACCAACGACCCCAAGGCGGCTGCCAACAACACCACGGCCAATACCACCGTGCTCAAGCACAACGGTGTATTGCTGGCCATGAAAGAAGATGCATTGCCCTACGCACTTCACCCGCAAACTCTTGAGACCCTGGGCGTGCATGACTTTGACGGGCAAATTAAATCGCACACCTTCACGGCGCACCCCAAGATTGATCCCGCCACGGGCAACTTGCTGGCGTTCAGTTATGAAGCCAAGGGCGATGGCACGCCCGACCTGGCTTACTTCGAGATCTCTGCAACAGGCCAGTTGCTGCACGAAATATGGTTCCAGGCACCTTACGCTGCCATGGTCCACGACTTTGCGGTCACCGAACACCACGTGATCTTCCCCCTGATACCGTTGACCGTCGATGTTGAGCGTATGAAGCGCGCAGGCCCGCACTTTGAATGGCAGCCCGACCTGCCTCAACTGTTCGCCGTGGTGCCCCGGCGTGGCGCAAGCGATGAGGTGCGCTGGTTCAAAGGCCCGGCCAATGGTTTCCAGGGCCATACGCTCAATGCCTTTGAGGCGCACGGGCTGATTCACGTCGACATGCCCGTTACCTGCGGCAACATTTTCTATTTTTTCCCTCAGGCGGACGGGTTTGTCCCATCACCGGAAACGTTGAGCTCGCAGATGATGCGCTGGACGTTCGACCTGAGCGCGGCGAGCAACACGGTAGAGCCCTGCGCGTTGAGTGAATGGCCCTGTGAGTTCCCCCGCTGCGATGACCGTTACATCGGGCGCCCGTATGAGCATGGGTTTGTGATCGCCTTCGATCCGCAAAGGCCCTACAACCCGGCCAACGGGCCGATGCCTTTTCAGTTCTTCAATGTGCTGGCCCGGCTGAATGTCCGTACTGGGCACAGTGAAGGTTGGTTTGCCGGTGACAGCGAGTGTTTCCAGGAACCCATTTTCGTGCCCCGTTGCGCCGATGCCCCGGAAGGCGATGGTTACGTGATTGCGTTGCTGAACCACATCGGCGACTGCACCACCGAACTGGTGGTGCTCGATAGCCAACACATGCCCGACGGCCCCGTCGCGCGCATCAAGCTGCCGCTGCGCATCCGCATGTCGCTGCATGGCTGCTGGGCCCCGGCCGATTAA
- a CDS encoding aldehyde dehydrogenase family protein, producing MNAPQPVSSYALSGDQYINGRWQAGRSSRRLDDRDPYTGQPLLEMAMASVADVDQAYRAAEQAQVQWATCPATQKTALLNRLATIIERRSEEITAWLIRESGSTRIKAGFECANTANLTRECAAMPFQVEGRILTSHKPGEQSFVFREPLGVVGVISPWNFPLYLSMRSVVPAIALGNTVVLKPASDTAVTGGLLIAHLFEEAGFPAGVLNVVVGAGSEIGDAFVEHPVPRFISFTGSTEVGRSVGRAATGGAFIKRVALELGGNSPLVVLDDADVEQAAHAAVVGRFLHQGQICMSVNRIIVDRSVYARFAELVAERVGNLKVGDPNDPDTVIGPVINEQQLRGLLGKVERATAAGLQQIAGGPAAGLLLPPHVFGQVPPSHELAAEETFGPILPLVVAQDERHALELANAGDYGLSSAVFTQDMARGLGFARQIVAGMTHINDITVDDQPNAPFGGEKNSGLGRFNGHYALDEFTRAHWVTWRAGRQQYPF from the coding sequence ATGAATGCACCACAACCGGTTTCGTCCTACGCACTAAGTGGCGATCAATACATCAATGGTCGCTGGCAGGCAGGCAGGTCCAGCCGCAGGCTGGATGACCGAGATCCGTACACCGGGCAACCGCTGCTCGAAATGGCCATGGCCAGCGTTGCCGATGTCGACCAGGCGTACCGTGCGGCAGAGCAGGCCCAGGTGCAATGGGCCACGTGCCCGGCGACGCAGAAAACAGCGTTGCTGAACCGGCTGGCAACGATCATCGAGCGCAGAAGCGAAGAGATCACCGCCTGGCTCATCCGCGAATCGGGCAGCACGCGAATCAAAGCCGGCTTTGAGTGTGCCAACACGGCCAACCTAACCCGTGAATGCGCGGCCATGCCGTTTCAAGTCGAGGGGCGCATCCTCACTAGCCATAAGCCTGGCGAGCAGAGTTTTGTGTTTCGTGAGCCGTTGGGCGTTGTCGGGGTGATCAGCCCGTGGAATTTCCCGCTCTACCTGAGCATGCGTTCGGTGGTGCCTGCCATCGCCCTGGGCAATACCGTGGTGCTCAAGCCTGCCAGCGACACGGCCGTCACGGGCGGGTTGCTCATCGCCCATTTGTTTGAAGAGGCAGGTTTCCCTGCCGGCGTTCTGAATGTGGTGGTGGGTGCTGGTTCCGAAATCGGTGATGCCTTTGTCGAGCACCCCGTGCCGCGCTTCATTTCTTTCACAGGTTCCACTGAAGTCGGGCGCAGCGTTGGGCGAGCTGCCACGGGCGGGGCGTTCATCAAGCGCGTGGCGTTGGAGCTGGGCGGTAACAGCCCCCTGGTCGTGCTGGACGATGCCGACGTCGAGCAGGCGGCGCACGCGGCCGTGGTGGGGCGGTTCCTGCATCAAGGGCAGATTTGCATGAGCGTCAATCGCATCATTGTCGACCGCAGCGTTTATGCGCGTTTTGCTGAATTGGTGGCCGAGCGGGTCGGCAACCTGAAAGTCGGCGACCCCAATGACCCAGACACGGTGATTGGCCCTGTAATCAACGAACAGCAGTTGCGGGGGTTGCTGGGCAAAGTCGAGCGCGCCACTGCGGCCGGGTTGCAACAGATTGCCGGTGGGCCGGCTGCGGGTTTGTTGCTCCCCCCGCATGTCTTTGGCCAGGTGCCGCCCTCCCACGAACTGGCCGCCGAGGAGACCTTTGGTCCGATCCTGCCCTTGGTGGTTGCCCAAGATGAACGGCATGCACTGGAGCTGGCCAATGCGGGAGACTACGGGCTATCAAGCGCCGTGTTTACCCAAGACATGGCGCGCGGGCTCGGTTTTGCCAGGCAGATCGTGGCCGGCATGACCCACATTAACGACATCACCGTCGACGACCAGCCCAACGCCCCGTTTGGAGGCGAGAAAAACTCGGGCCTGGGGCGGTTCAACGGGCACTACGCGCTGGATGAGTTCACCCGCGCGCATTGGGTCACCTGGCGTGCAGGAAGGCAGCAGTACCCGTTTTAA
- a CDS encoding helix-turn-helix domain-containing protein — protein sequence MGTLACVSTDQFALTDRLMKWQELMSVHVGKTPEKLRRLESTRFQSLEGAPFAGRLEYGELGDMHFCRMVSTPHRFTRSLSATASQHDAPWLLILQMRGISHFSQGNRSHSVCADELMLIDSGKPFEVTSPNGCEYLMLLCEGLIGDAALPSQLHLNNREGLGKMLHHLITDAYGQYPLLNARSAHCVGQSITALVANLLENRAAAPKLEHDFRYFKKHRIKGFIEDRLADTDLTIDRIAAAQGCSTRTLHRLFEEDLRCSLSEYIWHRRLTRCAEDLRNPDLSHRSITEVALSWGFVSSSHFSRAFKVAFGLTPRLFRETSDAALSSFVNPGVQRAAVDRF from the coding sequence ATGGGGACATTGGCCTGCGTGAGTACCGATCAGTTCGCACTGACGGATCGGTTGATGAAATGGCAAGAGCTCATGAGTGTGCATGTGGGCAAAACACCGGAAAAGCTCCGCCGCCTGGAGTCCACCCGTTTCCAGTCATTGGAAGGCGCGCCGTTTGCCGGGCGTTTGGAATACGGCGAACTTGGCGACATGCATTTCTGCCGAATGGTCAGCACCCCCCATCGATTTACCCGCAGCCTCAGCGCCACGGCCAGCCAACACGATGCACCTTGGCTATTGATTCTGCAGATGCGTGGCATCAGCCATTTCAGCCAGGGCAACCGCTCCCACAGCGTGTGCGCAGACGAACTGATGTTGATCGACAGCGGCAAGCCGTTCGAGGTCACCAGCCCCAACGGCTGTGAATACCTGATGCTGCTGTGCGAGGGGTTGATCGGCGACGCCGCGTTGCCGTCGCAACTGCACCTGAACAATCGCGAAGGCCTGGGCAAAATGTTGCACCACCTGATCACCGACGCGTATGGCCAATATCCCTTGCTTAACGCCCGCTCCGCTCATTGTGTGGGGCAAAGCATTACGGCGCTGGTTGCAAACCTGTTGGAAAACCGAGCGGCGGCACCGAAGCTGGAACACGATTTTCGCTACTTTAAAAAGCACCGCATCAAAGGCTTCATCGAGGACCGCCTGGCTGACACAGACCTGACCATCGACCGCATCGCCGCGGCGCAAGGGTGCTCAACGCGCACACTGCACCGTCTGTTCGAAGAAGACCTGAGGTGTAGCCTGAGCGAGTACATCTGGCACAGGCGGCTGACGCGGTGCGCCGAAGACCTTCGCAACCCCGACCTGAGTCATCGGTCCATCACCGAGGTGGCGTTGTCTTGGGGTTTTGTCAGCAGCTCCCATTTCAGCCGGGCATTCAAGGTTGCGTTCGGCCTGACACCAAGGTTGTTCCGCGAAACGAGTGACGCTGCGTTGAGCAGCTTCGTTAACCCGGGTGTCCAAAGGGCAGCAGTGGATCGTTTTTGA
- a CDS encoding GNAT family N-acetyltransferase codes for MPAIIRLAVPQDAQRLPAIEASAAQAFRMIEALSWLAESPPMSVERHRQLIALSTCWVALDAENRPQGFLSAERDCSDLHIHELSVMQSMQGQGIGRRLIEAAKDYARSNRLSFVTLTTFKHVPWNAPFYARVGFQAKAAIDLDQRLAAILSEECKHGFAPGSRCAMAWPVT; via the coding sequence ATGCCTGCGATTATCCGCCTTGCTGTACCGCAGGATGCACAACGCCTGCCCGCCATTGAAGCCTCCGCGGCTCAAGCATTTCGCATGATTGAGGCGTTGAGCTGGCTGGCTGAGTCGCCTCCGATGTCCGTTGAGCGTCATCGCCAACTCATTGCGCTGTCGACCTGCTGGGTCGCCCTTGATGCCGAAAATCGACCGCAAGGATTTCTCAGCGCTGAGCGCGACTGTAGTGACCTTCACATCCATGAATTATCAGTGATGCAATCGATGCAAGGACAAGGCATAGGGCGGCGTCTGATTGAGGCAGCGAAGGATTATGCCCGCTCAAACAGACTCAGTTTCGTGACGCTGACGACATTCAAGCATGTGCCATGGAATGCACCCTTTTATGCCCGCGTAGGCTTTCAGGCCAAAGCCGCCATAGACCTGGATCAGAGGCTGGCGGCGATATTGAGCGAGGAGTGCAAGCACGGATTCGCTCCGGGAAGTCGGTGTGCCATGGCATGGCCAGTGACTTAA
- a CDS encoding LysR substrate-binding domain-containing protein, which translates to MNTKREQSLLPDDLRVFLTVIRKNGFNHAAEALGYSPAYVSKRVSILEATLGARLLHRTTRKVALTDEGERVRIWAARFLGDMDDFISELTDSRQQLRGSLHMCSSFGFGRNHVAPAITTLSQRYPKLEIRLDVFDRVVDIVNEGFDLEIRVGDDLPNQLLGKKLVSNRRVLCATPDYLERRGTPQTLDELAAHDCLVLKERNNAFGVWNLTRGDQQETVRVSGPLSSNNGEIVLRWALSGSGIILRSLWDVKPLLESGQLVQVLTDYSQSANVWAVYPTRVSQSAKLRVCIEFFEQHFRELSLG; encoded by the coding sequence ATGAACACGAAGCGTGAGCAATCGTTGCTGCCGGATGACCTCCGGGTATTTCTGACGGTTATCCGTAAAAACGGCTTCAATCACGCGGCTGAGGCGCTTGGGTATTCGCCAGCCTACGTCAGCAAGCGCGTCTCGATCCTGGAAGCCACCCTCGGCGCAAGGCTTTTGCATCGCACCACTCGAAAAGTCGCCCTGACCGACGAGGGTGAGCGTGTGCGTATCTGGGCCGCGCGCTTTCTAGGGGACATGGATGACTTCATCAGCGAACTTACCGACTCGCGGCAGCAGTTGCGTGGCAGCCTGCACATGTGCAGCAGTTTCGGCTTCGGGCGTAATCACGTGGCGCCGGCCATCACCACCCTGTCACAGCGGTATCCGAAGTTGGAAATACGCCTCGATGTGTTTGACCGGGTGGTGGATATCGTCAACGAGGGCTTTGATCTGGAAATTCGCGTGGGCGATGATTTGCCGAACCAGTTGCTGGGCAAGAAGCTGGTGAGCAACCGCCGGGTGCTGTGCGCGACGCCTGATTACCTGGAGCGCCGGGGCACGCCGCAAACGCTTGATGAGCTGGCGGCACACGACTGCCTGGTGCTCAAGGAGCGCAACAATGCATTCGGTGTGTGGAACCTGACGCGTGGCGACCAGCAGGAGACCGTGCGGGTCAGCGGGCCGTTGTCTTCGAACAATGGCGAGATCGTGCTGAGATGGGCATTGAGCGGTTCGGGAATCATTTTGCGGTCACTCTGGGACGTTAAACCTCTGCTGGAGAGTGGGCAGCTAGTGCAAGTGCTGACCGACTACAGCCAAAGCGCCAACGTTTGGGCGGTATACCCTACGCGGGTGAGTCAGTCAGCAAAGCTGAGAGTCTGTATCGAGTTCTTCGAACAGCACTTTCGCGAGTTGTCCCTGGGCTGA